In one Hippocampus zosterae strain Florida chromosome 10, ASM2543408v3, whole genome shotgun sequence genomic region, the following are encoded:
- the prx gene encoding neuroblast differentiation-associated protein AHNAK isoform X34 — protein MDPEPSNEQTDQTTVEAAEPPVEIVVETEAEAGASGYSVTGGGERGIFIKDVLKDSPAAKHLSLQQGDQLLSAKVYFDNVRYEDALKILQCAEPYKVSFLVKRTVQGEEVCVRPRLPSVDIKGPKAKMTKMSVKAIKPFKAKKKRGGRFGLKRLKEKRREELVIEGTPPRLEMSDVDVEFCLPRFKPRRSDQVKAEGGAAAKPKRKIRFPRMKIKSHGGKEDSGGLKAKVKVSPAEIPGVKAKAKGKGHKFEISFPKSKDTKSGSVELKKPDVNIPSPSVEFSLPAGKVVDVEMGGESLNSPDVDFALPSFKADTTLLAQKGKVGIKGPKVEVRGDDAKVMKGKVDVETGKGDGKLQMPNLKLPKMRLVGDLDETDDKMKVKAGGEISVPTVEIKGGSSTVLPEAHVNKGGILENVPSVPSVDISFPKVKGTSNMDIKTTIRKPGMDFSVSDVDFNVERIPDEVEGSFKGPEISMPKLDFSLPKIGVSDKDVASAGSEGKFCPPSAEVGVDMSHYIGGDGKFTLPNFNVSQSQKGNLTGPGVEGEFKLPSVDLTLPKGKDVDPEMPDVNISLPKISLPEGGIKLKGTDFKEGKMDFPDIDVSLPKGKLEGGLELEGPDIKGGKFKMPTFDVSLPKVNLPESGVKLKGPELKGGKMEIPDLNVSLPRGKVEGGVEVQGPDVKGGKFKMPTLDVSLPKVNLPEGDVKLKGPELKGRRMEMPDIDVSLPKGKFEGGVEVQGPDVKGGKFKMPTLDVSLPKVNLPEGGVKLKGPELKGRRMEMPDIDVSLPKGKFEGGVEVQGPDVKGGKFKMPTLDVSLPKVNLPEGGVKLKGPELQGVKIEMPDIDVSLPRGMVEGGVEVQGPDVKGGKFKMPTLDVSLPKVNLPEGGVKLKGPELKGRKMEIPNIDVSLSKGKVEGHVDIEGQDLKGGKLKVPTLDVSLPEVKGPNLEGSKLDIPDIDVCLPKGKARGEIGIEGHVDKGGKFHMPSVDIYLPKMKTKGPDIDIQSPDIKVGEVTMPAVDVSLPKIKSPEVDVSLEGPDVKGGKVAIPAMTGLTGEGAGSGSFKHGTVKLPTVDISAPKVDIDFGLPKPKGDDVKVALLKPEGSRPSSGGSFDSPNVSFKVPSFTLPRFGGKSKSGQLEVSGQSSEVNISLGEPSVESGLENKVTSKKVKLKKPFIGIPKMDADASVSCPELDVNVKKGDIDIPQPDTSVDVERKGRFNAPDVTIKLPKFSMPGFASKDGDLGKPSGDLEAKAKAKIPSVELSLSATKSPEKEVLLPNAEVDVLECDIRTYEGGIPKKPAIDVNVPKVDLAVPLPKIKLESSYEREGTKFKIPHVDLSLPKGKVDSMPKGKPLNIETPEVELKMQSVDVSFPKAPDADFHGHGQGDFKTPHATTDLPDATIQRIDISIRKDKSDVHAKGEQTGLKLKMPSLDIACPKGDLELDMRLRKGDTKGLECHGETNSKVKGPKVKGTKFNIGMPKKKTGVSVKSEHEIENIEPGLTSTIQNGHKEGNMNIQMPCVTLPSVSVKSKEDSEESGLPSSCTAIPRIPDIDFDIGTAQDEEDDKLGKKIKIPKFGVPLPSLSSREGRMEIRGPETKYEGPKVKKAVFVLVNPSQRDEVTLNTGDAKVKIPKFQTNTIETSVSTPGMSVCTSQLRSTDDTLKPEAPSSKFHFETDARLHRGFKDEGVAASGKVKLPKVEFTSPYGKKAAGDASLEIATRLGKPSSSGEAPKGLQIKPGNVSFEGFVDESSKDVVTQHSRTQMLHQDSSASPASFTMEFSSSKVQTWSKGDIKGDPQGIEAPPWFKVPKFTLKPHSTGFLQITPEGSPQAQRRGELGGEANMLGSFCQHSSGITTREVSTPGGGGSVTVVTKTTRTKRHSTPAETSAGVSVATTHPPSDL, from the exons ATGGACCCGGAACCTTCTAACGAGCAGACA gACCAGACCACGGTGGAAGCCGCGGAGCCTCCGGTGGAGATCGTGGTGGAGACTGAGGCGGAGGCTGGAGCTAGTGGCTATAGCGTGACCGGCGGTGGAGAGCGAGGCATCTTCATCAAAGACGTCCTCAAGGACTCACCAGCTGCCAAACATCTCAGCCTGCAGCAAG GTGATCAGCTGCTGAGCGCCAAGGTCTATTTTGACAATGTGCGTTATGAAGATGCTCTGAAGATCCTCCAGTGCGCTGAGCCCTACAAAGTCAGCTTCCTGGTCAAGAGGACGGTCCAGGGGGAGGAGGTCTGCGTGCGGCCCCGCCTGCCCAGTGTGGACATCAAAGGTCCCAAAGCCAAGATGACCAAAATG AGCGTGAAGGCGATCAAGCCATTCAAGGCCAAGAAGAAGAGAGGCGGTCGCTTTGGTCTGAAGAGGCTCAAGGAGAAACGGCGCGAGGAGCTGGTGATCGAGGGAACGCCACCCCGGCTGGAGATGAGCGATGTGGACGTTGAATTTTGCCTCCCCAGGTTCAAACCCAGGCGGAGCGACCAAGTGAAGGCAGAAGGAGGTGCTGCAGCAAAGCCAAAGAGGAAAATCAG GTTTCCTCGGATGAAGATAAAAAGTCATGGGGGAAAAGAGGACAGCGGAGGACTGAAAGCAAAGGTGAAGGTCTCCCCGGCTGAGATTCCAGGAGTCAAAGCGAAAGCCAAAGGAAAAGGTCACAAGTTTGAAATTAGCTTTCCCAAGAGTAAGGATACCAAGTCTGGATCCGTGGAACTGAAGAAGCCGGATGTCAACATTCCGTCGCCGTCTGTAGAGTTCAGTTTGCCTGCTGGGAAAGTTGTAGATGTGGAAATGGGGGGAGAATCATTAAATTCTCCAGATGTGGATTTTGCCCTCCCCTCATTCAAAGCTGACACAACTTTGCTTGCTCAGAAGGGAAAGGTGGGAATTAAAGGTCCAAAAGTTGAAGTAAGAGGCGATGACGCCAAAGTTATGAAGGGAAAAGTTGATGTTGAAACAGGCAAAGGTGATGGAAAACTGCAAATGCCAAACTTGAAACTCCCCAAAATGAGACTGGTGGGTGATTTGGATGAGACCGATGACAAAATGAAGGTCAAAGCAGGAGGAGAAATCAGTGTTCCAACTGTGGAAATAAAGGGGGGAAGTAGTACTGTTCTCCCTGAAGCACATGTCAACAAAGGAGGGATTTTAGAAAATGTTCCATCTGTGCCTTCGGTCGACATCTCTTTTCCCAAAGTCAAAGGAACATCAAATATGGATATAAAGACAACAATAAGGAAGCCTGGAATGGACTTCTCTGTGTCAGATGTGGACTTCAATGTTGAGAGAATTCCAGATGAGGTGGAGGGCTCTTTTAAAGGACCTGAAATTTCCATGCCAAAACTTGATTTCTCTTTGCCAAAGATAGGAGTGTCTGACAAGGATGTGGCTAGTGCAGGAAGTGAAGGGAAATTCTGTCCTCCTTCAGCTGAGGTTGGAGTAGACATGAGCCATTATATTGGTGGAGATGGGAAGTTCACCCTACCTAATTTTAATGTATCTCAATCACAAAAAGGTAATCTGACAGGACCGGGTGTTGAAGGAGAATTCAAGTTGCCTAGTGTGGACCTGACGCTTCCCAAAGGCAAAGATGTGGACCCCGAGATGCCAGATGTTAACATTTCTTTACCAAAGATCAGTCTTCCAGAGGGTGGTATCAAGCTAAAAGGCACGGACTTCAAGGAGGGGAAAATGGATTTTCCAGACATTGATGTTTCACTTCCCAAAGGAAAACTTGAAGGTGGACTAGAGCTTGAAGGCCCTGATATCAAGGGAGGaaaattcaaaatgccaacatttgaTGTTTCTTTACCTAAAGTCAATCTTCCAGAGAGTGGTGTTAAACTAAAAG GTCCAGAACTCAAGGGAGGGAAAATGGAAATTCCAGACCTCAATGTCTCACTCCCCAGAGGAAAGGTTGAAGGTGGCGTTGAAGTTCAAGGCCCTgatgtcaaaggaggaaagttcaaaatgccaacgtTGGATGTGTCTTTACCAAAAGTCAATCTTCCGGAGGGTGATGTGAAACTCAAAG GTCCAGAGCTCAAGGGAAGGAGGATGGAAATGCCAGACATTGATGTCTCACTTCCCAAAGGAAAATTTGAAGGTGGCGTTGAGGTTCAAGGCCCTgatgtcaaaggaggaaagttcaaaatgccaacgtTGGATGTTTCTTTACCGAAAGTCAATCTTCCAGAAGGTGGTGTGAAACTAAAAG GTCCAGAGCTCAAGGGAAGGAGGATGGAAATGCCAGACATTGATGTCTCACTTCCCAAAGGAAAATTTGAAGGTGGCGTTGAGGTTCAAGGCCCTgatgtcaaaggaggaaagttcaaaatgccaacgtTGGATGTTTCTTTACCGAAAGTCAATCTTCCAGAAGGTGGTGTGAAACTAAAAG GTCCAGAACTCCAGGGAGTGAAGATAGAAATGCCAGACATTGATGTCTCACTTCCCAGAGGAATGGTTGAAGGTGGTGTTGAG GTTCAAGGCCCTgatgtcaaaggaggaaagttcaaaatgccaacgctGGATGTTTCTTTACCAAAAGTCAATCTTCCGGAGGGTGGTGTCAAACTAAAAG GTCCAGAACTCAAGGGACGGAAAATGGAAATTCCAAACATCGATGTCTCACTTTCCAAAGGAAAAGTTGAGGGGCATGTTGACATTGAAGGCCAAGATCTCAAAGGAGGGAAGTTGAAAGTGCCAACATTGGATGTTTCTTTACCAGAAGTAAAAGGTCCAAACCTTGAAGGAAGTAAGCTTGATATTCCAGACATTGATGTGTGTCTTCCCAAAGGAAAAGCAAGGGGAGAAATTGGAATTGAAGGACATGTTGACAAAGGAGGAAAGTTCCATATGCCCTCTGTGGATATTTATCTtcctaaaatgaaaacaaaaggtcCTGACATAGACATTCAAAGTCCTGACATTAAAGTTGGAGAAGTCACCATGCCAGCGGTTGATGTTTCCCTTCCGAAAATTAAATCCCCAGAAGTAGATGTCAGTTTGGAAGGTCCTGATGTAAAAGGCGGGAAAGTTGCCATCCCAGCAATGACTGGACTGACAGGAGAAGGTGCAGGTTCAGGCTCTTTTAAACATGGGACAGTCAAACTTCCAACGGTTGACATTTCAGCTCCGAAGGTGGATATTGACTTTGGCCTCCCTAAACCAAAAGGTGACGATGTGAAAGTGGCGCTTCTGAAACCAGAGGGAAGCAGGCCTTCTTCTGGGGGAAGTTTTGATTCGCCCAATGTTTCTTTCAAAGTCCCTAGTTTTACACTTCCCAGGTTTGGTGGCAAGTCCAAGAGTGGCCAATTGGAGGTGTCGGGACAAAGCTCAgaggtcaacatttctctcgggGAGCCATCCGTGGAGTCGGGTTTGGAGAATAAAGTGACAAGCAAAAAAGTGAAACTCAAAAAGCCCTTCATTGGAATACCCAAAATGGATGCAGATGCGTCTGTGTCTTGTCCTGAATTAGATGTCAATGTTAAAAAGGGGGACATTGACATTCCTCAACCAGATACTAGTGTTGATGTAGAAAGGAAAGGTCGTTTCAATGCACCCGATGTCACGATCAAACTCCCAAAGTTCTCCATGCCAGGATTTGCTTCaaaagatggagatttgggaaAGCCAAGCGGTGACCTTGAAGctaaggccaaggccaagataCCCTCAGTTGAGCTATCACTTTCCGCCACTAAATCACCAGAAAAGGAGGTTCTTCTTCCCAATGCAGAGGTGGATGTATTGGAGTGTGACATCCGAACCTATGAGGGAGGAATTCCCAAAAAGCCTGCTATTGATGTGAATGTGCCCAAAGTAGACCTGGCTGTGCCACTTCCCAAAATAAAACTTGAGTCTAGTTATGAGAGAGAAGGAACAAAATTCAAAATTCCTCATGTGGACTTATCCTTGCCAAAAGGAAAAGTTGACAGCATGCCAAAAGGCAAACCTTTAAATATTGAAACACCAGAAGTTGAACTCAAAATGCAGTCAGTAGACGTGTCCTTTCCCAAAGCACCAGATGCTGACTTCCATGGACATGGACAAGGTGACTTTAAGACACCACATGCAACCACTGACCTCCCAGATGCGACAATCCAAAGGATAGACATATCCATCCGCAAAGACAAAAGTGATGTGCATGCAAAGGGAGAGCAAACGGGTCTGAAACTGAAGATGCCAAGCCTGGATATCGCATGTCCAAAAGGAGACCTGGAGCTGGATATGCGACTTCGGAAAGGAGACACCAAGGGGTTAGAATGTCATGGAGaaaccaacagcaaagtcaaaggGCCCAAAGTCAAGGGAACAAAATTCAATATCGGAATGCCCAAAAAGAAAACTGGTGTTAGTGTAAAATCTGAGCATGAAATTGAAAATATTGAACCTGGTCTGACATCCACAATTCAGAACGGACACAAAGAGGGAAATATGAACATCCAAATGCCATGCGTTACGTTACCAAGTGTAAGTGTGAAAAGCAAAGAAGACTCAGAAGAAAGTGGCCTCCCGTCATCATGTACTGCAATCCCCAGGATTCCGGACATAGACTTTGATATCGGTACAGCACAAGATGAAGAAGACGACAAATTAGGCAAGAAgataaaaatccccaaatttggTGTCCCACTCCCGTCCCTGTCCTCCCGGGAAGGAAGAATGGAGATCCGAGGACCGGAGACCAAATATGAAGGCCCCAAAGTgaagaaagcagtttttgtTTTAGTAAATCCATCCCAAAGAGATGAGGTGACTTTAAATACAGGTGACGCCAAGGTGAAGATtcccaaatttcaaacaaaCACCATAGAAACATCTGTTAGCACACCTGGAATGTCAGTGTGCACCAGCCAACTAAGGTCAACTGACGACACACTCAAGCCAGAAGCTCCAAGTTCAAAGTTCCACTTTGAAACAGATGCACGACTTCACAGGGGCTTCAAAGATGAAGGAGTGGCAGCTAGTGGAAAAGTCAAACTTCCAAAGGTGGAATTCACTTCTCCTTATGGAAAGAAAGCTGCAGGTGACGCCAGCTTGGAAATCGCAACCAGACTGGGCAAACCTTCATCATCAGGGGAAGCTCCTAAAGGGCTCCAGATAAAACCAGGCAATGTTTCATTTGAAGGTTTTGTTGATGAGTCCTCAAAGGACGTCGTCACACAACACTCCAGAACACAAATGCTGCATCAGGACAGCTCGGCATCTCCAGCTTCTTTTACCATGGAATTCAGCTCATCAAAAGTCCAAACCTGGAGCAAAGGAGACATCAAAGGAGACCCCCAGGGGATAGAGGCCCCCC
- the prx gene encoding neuroblast differentiation-associated protein AHNAK isoform X49 — MDPEPSNEQTDQTTVEAAEPPVEIVVETEAEAGASGYSVTGGGERGIFIKDVLKDSPAAKHLSLQQGDQLLSAKVYFDNVRYEDALKILQCAEPYKVSFLVKRTVQGEEVCVRPRLPSVDIKGPKAKMTKMSVKAIKPFKAKKKRGGRFGLKRLKEKRREELVIEGTPPRLEMSDVDVEFCLPRFKPRRSDQVKAEGGAAAKPKRKIRFPRMKIKSHGGKEDSGGLKAKVKVSPAEIPGVKAKAKGKGHKFEISFPKSKDTKSGSVELKKPDVNIPSPSVEFSLPAGKVVDVEMGGESLNSPDVDFALPSFKADTTLLAQKGKVGIKGPKVEVRGDDAKVMKGKVDVETGKGDGKLQMPNLKLPKMRLVGDLDETDDKMKVKAGGEISVPTVEIKGGSSTVLPEAHVNKGGILENVPSVPSVDISFPKVKGTSNMDIKTTIRKPGMDFSVSDVDFNVERIPDEVEGSFKGPEISMPKLDFSLPKIGVSDKDVASAGSEGKFCPPSAEVGVDMSHYIGGDGKFTLPNFNVSQSQKGNLTGPGVEGEFKLPSVDLTLPKGKDVDPEMPDVNISLPKISLPEGGIKLKGTDFKEGKMDFPDIDVSLPKGKLEGGLELEGPDIKGGKFKMPTFDVSLPKVNLPESGVKLKGPELKGGKMEIPDLNVSLPRGKVEGGVEVQGPDVKGGKFKMPTLDVSLPKVNLPEGGVKLKGPELKGGRMEMPDIDVSLPKGKFEGGVEVQGPDVKGGKFKMPTLDVSLPKVNLPEGGVKLKGPELKGRKMEIPNIDVSLSKGKVEGHVDIEGQDLKGGKLKVPTLDVSLPEVKGPNLEGSKLDIPDIDVCLPKGKARGEIGIEGHVDKGGKFHMPSVDIYLPKMKTKGPDIDIQSPDIKVGEVTMPAVDVSLPKIKSPEVDVSLEGPDVKGGKVAIPAMTGLTGEGAGSGSFKHGTVKLPTVDISAPKVDIDFGLPKPKGDDVKVALLKPEGSRPSSGGSFDSPNVSFKVPSFTLPRFGGKSKSGQLEVSGQSSEVNISLGEPSVESGLENKVTSKKVKLKKPFIGIPKMDADASVSCPELDVNVKKGDIDIPQPDTSVDVERKGRFNAPDVTIKLPKFSMPGFASKDGDLGKPSGDLEAKAKAKIPSVELSLSATKSPEKEVLLPNAEVDVLECDIRTYEGGIPKKPAIDVNVPKVDLAVPLPKIKLESSYEREGTKFKIPHVDLSLPKGKVDSMPKGKPLNIETPEVELKMQSVDVSFPKAPDADFHGHGQGDFKTPHATTDLPDATIQRIDISIRKDKSDVHAKGEQTGLKLKMPSLDIACPKGDLELDMRLRKGDTKGLECHGETNSKVKGPKVKGTKFNIGMPKKKTGVSVKSEHEIENIEPGLTSTIQNGHKEGNMNIQMPCVTLPSVSVKSKEDSEESGLPSSCTAIPRIPDIDFDIGTAQDEEDDKLGKKIKIPKFGVPLPSLSSREGRMEIRGPETKYEGPKVKKAVFVLVNPSQRDEVTLNTGDAKVKIPKFQTNTIETSVSTPGMSVCTSQLRSTDDTLKPEAPSSKFHFETDARLHRGFKDEGVAASGKVKLPKVEFTSPYGKKAAGDASLEIATRLGKPSSSGEAPKGLQIKPGNVSFEGFVDESSKDVVTQHSRTQMLHQDSSASPASFTMEFSSSKVQTWSKGDIKGDPQGIEAPPWFKVPKFTLKPHSTGFLQITPEGSPQAQRRGELGGEANMLGSFCQHSSGITTREVSTPGGGGSVTVVTKTTRTKRHSTPAETSAGVSVATTHPPSDL, encoded by the exons ATGGACCCGGAACCTTCTAACGAGCAGACA gACCAGACCACGGTGGAAGCCGCGGAGCCTCCGGTGGAGATCGTGGTGGAGACTGAGGCGGAGGCTGGAGCTAGTGGCTATAGCGTGACCGGCGGTGGAGAGCGAGGCATCTTCATCAAAGACGTCCTCAAGGACTCACCAGCTGCCAAACATCTCAGCCTGCAGCAAG GTGATCAGCTGCTGAGCGCCAAGGTCTATTTTGACAATGTGCGTTATGAAGATGCTCTGAAGATCCTCCAGTGCGCTGAGCCCTACAAAGTCAGCTTCCTGGTCAAGAGGACGGTCCAGGGGGAGGAGGTCTGCGTGCGGCCCCGCCTGCCCAGTGTGGACATCAAAGGTCCCAAAGCCAAGATGACCAAAATG AGCGTGAAGGCGATCAAGCCATTCAAGGCCAAGAAGAAGAGAGGCGGTCGCTTTGGTCTGAAGAGGCTCAAGGAGAAACGGCGCGAGGAGCTGGTGATCGAGGGAACGCCACCCCGGCTGGAGATGAGCGATGTGGACGTTGAATTTTGCCTCCCCAGGTTCAAACCCAGGCGGAGCGACCAAGTGAAGGCAGAAGGAGGTGCTGCAGCAAAGCCAAAGAGGAAAATCAG GTTTCCTCGGATGAAGATAAAAAGTCATGGGGGAAAAGAGGACAGCGGAGGACTGAAAGCAAAGGTGAAGGTCTCCCCGGCTGAGATTCCAGGAGTCAAAGCGAAAGCCAAAGGAAAAGGTCACAAGTTTGAAATTAGCTTTCCCAAGAGTAAGGATACCAAGTCTGGATCCGTGGAACTGAAGAAGCCGGATGTCAACATTCCGTCGCCGTCTGTAGAGTTCAGTTTGCCTGCTGGGAAAGTTGTAGATGTGGAAATGGGGGGAGAATCATTAAATTCTCCAGATGTGGATTTTGCCCTCCCCTCATTCAAAGCTGACACAACTTTGCTTGCTCAGAAGGGAAAGGTGGGAATTAAAGGTCCAAAAGTTGAAGTAAGAGGCGATGACGCCAAAGTTATGAAGGGAAAAGTTGATGTTGAAACAGGCAAAGGTGATGGAAAACTGCAAATGCCAAACTTGAAACTCCCCAAAATGAGACTGGTGGGTGATTTGGATGAGACCGATGACAAAATGAAGGTCAAAGCAGGAGGAGAAATCAGTGTTCCAACTGTGGAAATAAAGGGGGGAAGTAGTACTGTTCTCCCTGAAGCACATGTCAACAAAGGAGGGATTTTAGAAAATGTTCCATCTGTGCCTTCGGTCGACATCTCTTTTCCCAAAGTCAAAGGAACATCAAATATGGATATAAAGACAACAATAAGGAAGCCTGGAATGGACTTCTCTGTGTCAGATGTGGACTTCAATGTTGAGAGAATTCCAGATGAGGTGGAGGGCTCTTTTAAAGGACCTGAAATTTCCATGCCAAAACTTGATTTCTCTTTGCCAAAGATAGGAGTGTCTGACAAGGATGTGGCTAGTGCAGGAAGTGAAGGGAAATTCTGTCCTCCTTCAGCTGAGGTTGGAGTAGACATGAGCCATTATATTGGTGGAGATGGGAAGTTCACCCTACCTAATTTTAATGTATCTCAATCACAAAAAGGTAATCTGACAGGACCGGGTGTTGAAGGAGAATTCAAGTTGCCTAGTGTGGACCTGACGCTTCCCAAAGGCAAAGATGTGGACCCCGAGATGCCAGATGTTAACATTTCTTTACCAAAGATCAGTCTTCCAGAGGGTGGTATCAAGCTAAAAGGCACGGACTTCAAGGAGGGGAAAATGGATTTTCCAGACATTGATGTTTCACTTCCCAAAGGAAAACTTGAAGGTGGACTAGAGCTTGAAGGCCCTGATATCAAGGGAGGaaaattcaaaatgccaacatttgaTGTTTCTTTACCTAAAGTCAATCTTCCAGAGAGTGGTGTTAAACTAAAAG GTCCAGAACTCAAGGGAGGGAAAATGGAAATTCCAGACCTCAATGTCTCACTCCCCAGAGGAAAGGTTGAAGGTGGCGTTGAAGTTCAAGGCCCTgatgtcaaaggaggaaagttcaaaatgccaacgtTGGATGTGTCTTTACCAAAAGTCAATCTTCCGGAGG GTGGTGTGAAACTAAAAG GTCCAGAGCTCAAGGGAGGGAGGATGGAAATGCCAGACATTGACGTCTCACTTCCCAAAGGAAAATTTGAAGGTGGCGTTGAGGTTCAAGGCCCTgatgtcaaaggaggaaagttcaaaatgccaacgctGGATGTTTCTTTACCAAAAGTCAATCTTCCGGAGGGTGGTGTCAAACTAAAAG GTCCAGAACTCAAGGGACGGAAAATGGAAATTCCAAACATCGATGTCTCACTTTCCAAAGGAAAAGTTGAGGGGCATGTTGACATTGAAGGCCAAGATCTCAAAGGAGGGAAGTTGAAAGTGCCAACATTGGATGTTTCTTTACCAGAAGTAAAAGGTCCAAACCTTGAAGGAAGTAAGCTTGATATTCCAGACATTGATGTGTGTCTTCCCAAAGGAAAAGCAAGGGGAGAAATTGGAATTGAAGGACATGTTGACAAAGGAGGAAAGTTCCATATGCCCTCTGTGGATATTTATCTtcctaaaatgaaaacaaaaggtcCTGACATAGACATTCAAAGTCCTGACATTAAAGTTGGAGAAGTCACCATGCCAGCGGTTGATGTTTCCCTTCCGAAAATTAAATCCCCAGAAGTAGATGTCAGTTTGGAAGGTCCTGATGTAAAAGGCGGGAAAGTTGCCATCCCAGCAATGACTGGACTGACAGGAGAAGGTGCAGGTTCAGGCTCTTTTAAACATGGGACAGTCAAACTTCCAACGGTTGACATTTCAGCTCCGAAGGTGGATATTGACTTTGGCCTCCCTAAACCAAAAGGTGACGATGTGAAAGTGGCGCTTCTGAAACCAGAGGGAAGCAGGCCTTCTTCTGGGGGAAGTTTTGATTCGCCCAATGTTTCTTTCAAAGTCCCTAGTTTTACACTTCCCAGGTTTGGTGGCAAGTCCAAGAGTGGCCAATTGGAGGTGTCGGGACAAAGCTCAgaggtcaacatttctctcgggGAGCCATCCGTGGAGTCGGGTTTGGAGAATAAAGTGACAAGCAAAAAAGTGAAACTCAAAAAGCCCTTCATTGGAATACCCAAAATGGATGCAGATGCGTCTGTGTCTTGTCCTGAATTAGATGTCAATGTTAAAAAGGGGGACATTGACATTCCTCAACCAGATACTAGTGTTGATGTAGAAAGGAAAGGTCGTTTCAATGCACCCGATGTCACGATCAAACTCCCAAAGTTCTCCATGCCAGGATTTGCTTCaaaagatggagatttgggaaAGCCAAGCGGTGACCTTGAAGctaaggccaaggccaagataCCCTCAGTTGAGCTATCACTTTCCGCCACTAAATCACCAGAAAAGGAGGTTCTTCTTCCCAATGCAGAGGTGGATGTATTGGAGTGTGACATCCGAACCTATGAGGGAGGAATTCCCAAAAAGCCTGCTATTGATGTGAATGTGCCCAAAGTAGACCTGGCTGTGCCACTTCCCAAAATAAAACTTGAGTCTAGTTATGAGAGAGAAGGAACAAAATTCAAAATTCCTCATGTGGACTTATCCTTGCCAAAAGGAAAAGTTGACAGCATGCCAAAAGGCAAACCTTTAAATATTGAAACACCAGAAGTTGAACTCAAAATGCAGTCAGTAGACGTGTCCTTTCCCAAAGCACCAGATGCTGACTTCCATGGACATGGACAAGGTGACTTTAAGACACCACATGCAACCACTGACCTCCCAGATGCGACAATCCAAAGGATAGACATATCCATCCGCAAAGACAAAAGTGATGTGCATGCAAAGGGAGAGCAAACGGGTCTGAAACTGAAGATGCCAAGCCTGGATATCGCATGTCCAAAAGGAGACCTGGAGCTGGATATGCGACTTCGGAAAGGAGACACCAAGGGGTTAGAATGTCATGGAGaaaccaacagcaaagtcaaaggGCCCAAAGTCAAGGGAACAAAATTCAATATCGGAATGCCCAAAAAGAAAACTGGTGTTAGTGTAAAATCTGAGCATGAAATTGAAAATATTGAACCTGGTCTGACATCCACAATTCAGAACGGACACAAAGAGGGAAATATGAACATCCAAATGCCATGCGTTACGTTACCAAGTGTAAGTGTGAAAAGCAAAGAAGACTCAGAAGAAAGTGGCCTCCCGTCATCATGTACTGCAATCCCCAGGATTCCGGACATAGACTTTGATATCGGTACAGCACAAGATGAAGAAGACGACAAATTAGGCAAGAAgataaaaatccccaaatttggTGTCCCACTCCCGTCCCTGTCCTCCCGGGAAGGAAGAATGGAGATCCGAGGACCGGAGACCAAATATGAAGGCCCCAAAGTgaagaaagcagtttttgtTTTAGTAAATCCATCCCAAAGAGATGAGGTGACTTTAAATACAGGTGACGCCAAGGTGAAGATtcccaaatttcaaacaaaCACCATAGAAACATCTGTTAGCACACCTGGAATGTCAGTGTGCACCAGCCAACTAAGGTCAACTGACGACACACTCAAGCCAGAAGCTCCAAGTTCAAAGTTCCACTTTGAAACAGATGCACGACTTCACAGGGGCTTCAAAGATGAAGGAGTGGCAGCTAGTGGAAAAGTCAAACTTCCAAAGGTGGAATTCACTTCTCCTTATGGAAAGAAAGCTGCAGGTGACGCCAGCTTGGAAATCGCAACCAGACTGGGCAAACCTTCATCATCAGGGGAAGCTCCTAAAGGGCTCCAGATAAAACCAGGCAATGTTTCATTTGAAGGTTTTGTTGATGAGTCCTCAAAGGACGTCGTCACACAACACTCCAGAACACAAATGCTGCATCAGGACAGCTCGGCATCTCCAGCTTCTTTTACCATGGAATTCAGCTCATCAAAAGTCCAAACCTGGAGCAAAGGAGACATCAAAGGAGACCCCCAGGGGATAGAGGCCCCCC